Proteins found in one Mytilus edulis chromosome 2, xbMytEdul2.2, whole genome shotgun sequence genomic segment:
- the LOC139512787 gene encoding uncharacterized protein isoform X5 encodes MTGEEDYGAALKPSSARKVSAKSENKEDKKKKQEGEGGGEKKEVTTEGDDKESTTEEEEQRTTEQQKQPKRIKELDRSKFGKMIVQYGQGESFGEVALIKRDAYRNATIIADEGCDLMLIGEDLYERSLKASKEEEFASISRFIDTHPFFCDMPVKLKKLLEMSLRKESFIFDSILIRQGDPVFGMMFLNSGQANITVEPHKHPKQYPQLWPFEAGVDIYSIEFEFLREPRRQAILRKYEDPSVWETKSEDVVIRRTEGYAAIERRMKERHIDLCSVTSGEVIGDTEILMNLSTYLYTVKCTANTEVFILDTKNFERLVGKKNTNTTDIMREYVKSKLKTRMEMKNGPLVPLLPYLHFKLTALTLPVEKPLPPLKNSKHLPNKEYQTKHLLNLFKEGKANLVDPIVPGVHYYKELMLEKAKARELIRRTDDSTTASLRAMKRNPRKQPRSLMAIRESLQQMMEAEVITMENKKSKQKFKRMKKKTGSKHSVDNEQHPIDSTTESASSIADSVKGKKTKLKKKNGIIANSKSEAASQADSNNNNIAEQSSTQKPTTPIKITVDTVASADSGLHKSHETTSSVENKKKLGKPVLITELKRSDLDLPAIHEERTEEEILLYSPIPKPEVNSKPMIKTPVNIENTQTSENKDEFEINSNRLENVETVMSLEQESDGEQRLILPQLRPVKDKKKLTSKETTPRREEEESENWGNAMKFVNKRIQSRLTATSLDNVSDTFDFESSEPTLRLLESRIQAFHIKYGGKAKSLKTMKLPKLARFDAPREEPVMPLPGAKVWVKKRSCQFSTNKVRVKDHAHIRHHVVHEIPEFDHVKRTQQVLSILAEDVAPRNEMFT; translated from the exons ATGACTGGAGAGGAAGATTATGGAGCGGCTCTTAAACCTTCCTCGGCTAGGAAAGTTTCAGCAAAATCTGAAAACAAAGAAGACAAGAAGAAAAAACAGGAAGGAGAAGGAGGAGGAGAGAAGAAAGAAGTTACAACAGAAGGCGATGATAAAGAAAGCACAACAGAAGAAGAAGAACAGAGGACTACAGAACAGCAAAAACAGCCGAAGAGAATCAAGGAACTTGACAGGTCAAAGTTTGGCAAAATGATTGTTCAATATG GACAGGGAGAGTCATTTGGGGAAGTTGCATTGATAAAGCGTGATGCCTATAGAAATGCTACTATCATTGCTGACGAAGGTTGTGACCTTATGTTAATTGGAGAAGATTTGTATGAACGATCGTTAAAG GCATCAAAAGAAGAGGAGTTTGCATCTATTTCTCGATTTATAGATACTCATCCATTCTTCTGCGACATGCCAGTAAAACTTAAGAAACTGTTGGAGATGAGTCTCAGGAAAGAGAGCTTTATTTTTGATTCCATTTTAATCAGACAAGGTGATCCCGTATTTGGTATGATGTTCCTTAATAG TGGACAGGCAAATATAACCGTAGAACCACACAAACATCCAAAACAATACCCACAGCTGTGGCCATTTGAAGCAGGAGTAGATATATATTCAATTGAATTTGAGTTTTTAAg GGAACCTAGGCGACAAGCGATACTGAGAAAATACGAAGATCCATCAGTGTGGGAAACAAAGTCTGAAGATGTTGTTATACGAAGAACCGAGGGATATGCTGCAATAGAACGCAGAATGAAGGAACGTCATATTGATCTTTGTAGCGTTACTTCTGGAGAAGTTATTGGTGACACTGAGATTTTAATGAATCTCAGTACATACCTTTATACAGTTAAATGTACAGCAAATACGGAAGTGTTTATCTTAGATACGAAAAACTTTGAAAGATTGGTAggaaagaaaaatacaaatactacagaTATAATGAGGGAATATGTAAAATCGAAGCTTAAAACAAGGATGGAAATGAAAAATGGACCTTTAGTGCCATTGCTTCCGTACTTGCATTTCAAATTAACAGCGTTGACACTTCCAGTAGAAAAACCACTTCCGCCTCTTAAGAATTCAAAACATCTCCCAAACAAAGAAtatcaaacaaaacatttattgaaTCTTTTTAAAGAAGGCAAGGCGAATTTAGTTGACCCAATTGTTCCTGGGGTCCATTATTACAAGGAACTTATGTTGGAAAAAGCGAAAGCACGTGAATTAATAAGGCGAACTGACGATAGCACTACGGCTAGTCTGAGAGCTATGAAGAGAAATCCTCGAAAACAACCGAGGAGTTTAATGGCCATTCGAGAATCCCTTCAACAAATGATGGAGGCGGAAgtaattacaatggaaaataagAAATCTAAACAGAAATTCAAACGCATGAAAAAGAAAACAGGATCGAAACATTCAGTCGACAATGAACAGCATCCAATTGATTCAACTACTGAATCTGCATCAAGCATTGCTGATAGCGTCAAAGGAAAGAAAACTAAGCTTAAGAAAAAGAATGGTATCATAGCAAATAGCAAGTCAGAAGCTGCAAGTCAAGCAGATAGTAATAACAACAACATTGCGGAGCAGTCGTCAACACAAAAACCAACAACACCTATAAAAATTACAGTTGATACAGTTGCAAGTGCTGATTCAGGCCTACACAAATCCCATGAAACCACTTcttctgttgaaaataaaaagaagttGGGAAAACCAGTGCTTATAACGGAATTAAAACGTAGTGATTTAGATTTACCAGCTATTCACGAAGAGAGAACGGAAGAAGAAATTCTATTGTATAGTCCTATACCTAAACCAGAAGTAAATTCAAAACCAATGATTAAAACGCCTGTAAACATAGAAAATACTCAGACTTCTGAAAATAAAGATGAATTTGAAATTAATTCAAATAGGTTAGAAAATGTAGAGACTGTGATGAGTTTAGAACAGGAATCAGATGGCGAACAACGTTTAATTCTTCCTCAGTTACGACCCGTAAAAGACAAGAAGAAGTTAACTTCAAAAGAAACCACTCCAAGAAGGGAAGAAGAGGAAAGCGAGAATTGGGGTAACGCAATGAAATTCGTAAATAAACGTATTCAGTCAAGATTAACGGCAACTTCATTAGATAACGTATCAGATACGTTTGATTTCGAATCTAGTGAACCAACACTTAGACTTTTAGAAAGTAGAATACAAGCATTTCATATTAAGTATGGAGGGAAAGCAAAGAGTCTGAAGACAATGAAGTTACCTAAATTAGCAAGATTTGATGCTCCA AGAGAAGAACCAGTTATGCCATTACCTGGTGCAAAAGTATGGGTGAAAAAGAGATCGTGTCAGTTTTCAACGAACAAGGTCCGAGTAAAAGACCATGCACACATCAGGCACCATGTAGTTCATGAAATTCCAGAATTTGACCATGTAAAACGAACTCAGCAAGTTTTATCTATTTTAGCTGAAGATGTTGCTCCACGAAATGAAATGTTTACATAA
- the LOC139512787 gene encoding uncharacterized protein isoform X2: protein MASVVENLIYMIQKHPTKRNESEISSVIPWLRKRSKMLSSQNDAVLTDIVRHCEHQVNERDDVIIRQGERGDRDPDIEPRFYIILSGTVSVYIDPRMTGEEDYGAALKPSSARKVSAKSENKEDKKKKQEGEGGGEKKEVTTEGDDKESTTEEEEQRTTEQQKQPKRIKELDRSKFGKMIVQYGQGESFGEVALIKRDAYRNATIIADEGCDLMLIGEDLYERSLKASKEEEFASISRFIDTHPFFCDMPVKLKKLLEMSLRKESFIFDSILIRQGDPVFGMMFLNSGQANITVEPHKHPKQYPQLWPFEAGVDIYSIEFEFLREPRRQAILRKYEDPSVWETKSEDVVIRRTEGYAAIERRMKERHIDLCSVTSGEVIGDTEILMNLSTYLYTVKCTANTEVFILDTKNFERLVGKKNTNTTDIMREYVKSKLKTRMEMKNGPLVPLLPYLHFKLTALTLPVEKPLPPLKNSKHLPNKEYQTKHLLNLFKEGKANLVDPIVPGVHYYKELMLEKAKARELIRRTDDSTTASLRAMKRNPRKQPRSLMAIRESLQQMMEAEVITMENKKSKQKFKRMKKKTGSKHSVDNEQHPIDSTTESASSIADSVKGKKTKLKKKNGIIANSKSEAASQADSNNNNIAEQSSTQKPTTPIKITVDTVASADSGLHKSHETTSSVENKKKLGKPVLITELKRSDLDLPAIHEERTEEEILLYSPIPKPEVNSKPMIKTPVNIENTQTSENKDEFEINSNRLENVETVMSLEQESDGEQRLILPQLRPVKDKKKLTSKETTPRREEEESENWGNAMKFVNKRIQSRLTATSLDNVSDTFDFESSEPTLRLLESRIQAFHIKYGGKAKSLKTMKLPKLARFDAPREEPVMPLPGAKVWVKKRSCQFSTNKVRVKDHAHIRHHVVHEIPEFDHVKRTQQVLSILAEDVAPRNEMFT, encoded by the exons ATGGCTTCAGTTGTTGAAAATCTAATCTACATGATTCAGAAACATCCAACAAAACGAAATGAATCAGAAATATCGTCCGTCATTCCATGGCTCAGAAAGAGGAGTAAAATGTTATCTTCACAGAATGATG CTGTCCTTACAGATATAGTGAGGCACTGTGAACATCAGGTAAACGAACGTGATGACGTCATCATACGCCAAGGAGAACGTGGAGACAG GGATCCTGATATAGAGCCACG TTTTTATATCATACTGAGTGGAACGGTTTCCGTGTATATAGACCCAAGGATGACTGGAGAGGAAGATTATGGAGCGGCTCTTAAACCTTCCTCGGCTAGGAAAGTTTCAGCAAAATCTGAAAACAAAGAAGACAAGAAGAAAAAACAGGAAGGAGAAGGAGGAGGAGAGAAGAAAGAAGTTACAACAGAAGGCGATGATAAAGAAAGCACAACAGAAGAAGAAGAACAGAGGACTACAGAACAGCAAAAACAGCCGAAGAGAATCAAGGAACTTGACAGGTCAAAGTTTGGCAAAATGATTGTTCAATATG GACAGGGAGAGTCATTTGGGGAAGTTGCATTGATAAAGCGTGATGCCTATAGAAATGCTACTATCATTGCTGACGAAGGTTGTGACCTTATGTTAATTGGAGAAGATTTGTATGAACGATCGTTAAAG GCATCAAAAGAAGAGGAGTTTGCATCTATTTCTCGATTTATAGATACTCATCCATTCTTCTGCGACATGCCAGTAAAACTTAAGAAACTGTTGGAGATGAGTCTCAGGAAAGAGAGCTTTATTTTTGATTCCATTTTAATCAGACAAGGTGATCCCGTATTTGGTATGATGTTCCTTAATAG TGGACAGGCAAATATAACCGTAGAACCACACAAACATCCAAAACAATACCCACAGCTGTGGCCATTTGAAGCAGGAGTAGATATATATTCAATTGAATTTGAGTTTTTAAg GGAACCTAGGCGACAAGCGATACTGAGAAAATACGAAGATCCATCAGTGTGGGAAACAAAGTCTGAAGATGTTGTTATACGAAGAACCGAGGGATATGCTGCAATAGAACGCAGAATGAAGGAACGTCATATTGATCTTTGTAGCGTTACTTCTGGAGAAGTTATTGGTGACACTGAGATTTTAATGAATCTCAGTACATACCTTTATACAGTTAAATGTACAGCAAATACGGAAGTGTTTATCTTAGATACGAAAAACTTTGAAAGATTGGTAggaaagaaaaatacaaatactacagaTATAATGAGGGAATATGTAAAATCGAAGCTTAAAACAAGGATGGAAATGAAAAATGGACCTTTAGTGCCATTGCTTCCGTACTTGCATTTCAAATTAACAGCGTTGACACTTCCAGTAGAAAAACCACTTCCGCCTCTTAAGAATTCAAAACATCTCCCAAACAAAGAAtatcaaacaaaacatttattgaaTCTTTTTAAAGAAGGCAAGGCGAATTTAGTTGACCCAATTGTTCCTGGGGTCCATTATTACAAGGAACTTATGTTGGAAAAAGCGAAAGCACGTGAATTAATAAGGCGAACTGACGATAGCACTACGGCTAGTCTGAGAGCTATGAAGAGAAATCCTCGAAAACAACCGAGGAGTTTAATGGCCATTCGAGAATCCCTTCAACAAATGATGGAGGCGGAAgtaattacaatggaaaataagAAATCTAAACAGAAATTCAAACGCATGAAAAAGAAAACAGGATCGAAACATTCAGTCGACAATGAACAGCATCCAATTGATTCAACTACTGAATCTGCATCAAGCATTGCTGATAGCGTCAAAGGAAAGAAAACTAAGCTTAAGAAAAAGAATGGTATCATAGCAAATAGCAAGTCAGAAGCTGCAAGTCAAGCAGATAGTAATAACAACAACATTGCGGAGCAGTCGTCAACACAAAAACCAACAACACCTATAAAAATTACAGTTGATACAGTTGCAAGTGCTGATTCAGGCCTACACAAATCCCATGAAACCACTTcttctgttgaaaataaaaagaagttGGGAAAACCAGTGCTTATAACGGAATTAAAACGTAGTGATTTAGATTTACCAGCTATTCACGAAGAGAGAACGGAAGAAGAAATTCTATTGTATAGTCCTATACCTAAACCAGAAGTAAATTCAAAACCAATGATTAAAACGCCTGTAAACATAGAAAATACTCAGACTTCTGAAAATAAAGATGAATTTGAAATTAATTCAAATAGGTTAGAAAATGTAGAGACTGTGATGAGTTTAGAACAGGAATCAGATGGCGAACAACGTTTAATTCTTCCTCAGTTACGACCCGTAAAAGACAAGAAGAAGTTAACTTCAAAAGAAACCACTCCAAGAAGGGAAGAAGAGGAAAGCGAGAATTGGGGTAACGCAATGAAATTCGTAAATAAACGTATTCAGTCAAGATTAACGGCAACTTCATTAGATAACGTATCAGATACGTTTGATTTCGAATCTAGTGAACCAACACTTAGACTTTTAGAAAGTAGAATACAAGCATTTCATATTAAGTATGGAGGGAAAGCAAAGAGTCTGAAGACAATGAAGTTACCTAAATTAGCAAGATTTGATGCTCCA AGAGAAGAACCAGTTATGCCATTACCTGGTGCAAAAGTATGGGTGAAAAAGAGATCGTGTCAGTTTTCAACGAACAAGGTCCGAGTAAAAGACCATGCACACATCAGGCACCATGTAGTTCATGAAATTCCAGAATTTGACCATGTAAAACGAACTCAGCAAGTTTTATCTATTTTAGCTGAAGATGTTGCTCCACGAAATGAAATGTTTACATAA